The following nucleotide sequence is from Terriglobales bacterium.
ACACCTCGGCCGCGAGCCCTTCGCCTGCCTTCTGGATGGCGCCGAGTTCGTAGCGGGGATCGTCTCCGGCCTGTCCGGTCAGGACAAGTTCATCACCGTCGACGAGCCAGAGGTTCACGATGGGGGCGTTGAGGATCTCCTGGAATTTGGAGCAGATGATCGGCACGAGCGAGTCGAGCTCGAGCGTGCTGTTGAAGACCTTCTCGAGGTCGTACATCTGCGTGACGCGGGTGATGGACTCGAGCTGCTGGTTACGCTCGTTCTCGTAAATGATGGCGGAGCCCAGCCCGGTCGCCGCCACCGAGGCACACTCGATCGCGGGAGCGATGGCGGCTTCGGTCAGCGACTTGCCGAAGCCGATGAGCTCGATGCCGCCGATGAGCGTTTCCTCATCGATCAACAACGGGATGTAAGCGAGCGAGCCCACGGTCCGGCGCACGTTGAGGTGCGAGTAGTCTTCGCGGGCGAGGTCGGCGACCTCGTAGAGCAAAGGCTCGCGCCGCTCGGCGAGTTCGCCCAGAGTGCCGGCATGGAACTCGACGGTGGCATCCTGGAGGGCGATCTCGCCCTGGACGGCGGCGGCGGACCACTCGGGCGCGTTCTGATCGTGCACGACGTAGAGGATGACCGCGGTGTCGGGGAGCATCCCGGCGATGAAGTTCGCGACGATGCGGGCGCGTGGCCCGACCTCTCGCTCCGCGAGCAGCGATGCAGCCAGCTCCGCCAGCGGAACGGAGAAGCCCGGACTCTGAGTCGCCATGCAGCGGCTCCTTCTGTCGAGAAGTCTGAGGAATGCGGCTTGCAACCGCCAGGAGACTATTGCGCTTGCAAAATCCGGCAGGTTCTCTTAATTTGAGCGCGCACTGTAGCAAACAGGTATTGAGGTGTCAATCAACACCTTAGCTGTAGAGCGCCCGTCCCCGGAGGCCGTGCTTGGAGATCGACGTACGAAAGAAAGAAGAAGTCCAGGTCATCCATCTCCACGGCGATTTGAAGATCGGCGACCCCGTCGACTCCTTCCGCCAGACCGTTGAAGAGCTTTTCGGCCAGGGCGACAGCCGCATCGTGGTCGATGTCGGCGACGTCCCCATGATCGACTCCAGCGGCATCGGAGCGCTGGTGCGGCTTCTGACGATCGCTAAGCAGCGCGGCGGCGCACTCAAGCTCGTCAATCCCTCGAAACTTGCCGTCCAGACCCTGAAGATCGTTGGCCTGCTGAACCTGTTCGAGATCTACGAAGATGAAGGCCAAGCGGTCTCGTCGTTCAACTAGGAGATCCAGGAGTCGGGGTCCTGCGAAGCGGGCGGTGCCGCGCCCGCGCATCTCCACGGTCATCTTCGACCTCGACGACACACTCTACGACTGCTTTCGCCAGCGCGTGCAGTCGGCTCATCGCCACGCCGCTGGGGTGATGGCCGAGCATGGCGTCAACGGGACGCCGGAGCAGATATTCCGGGAGCGAATGAAGGCGTTCCAGACGGATCCGCAGCTCCATCACATCGATATCGCCGTGATTCGAAAACTGGGCGTGAAGGAATGGGCGAATCCTGCGTTGATCGAGATGCGCTCGCGCGCGGCGTACTTCTCCACCCCGGTCGGGAAGCTCACGCTGTTTCCCGCCAGCCTGCGCGTCTTGCGAACGTTCGCCAAGCGAGGCGTGCGCAACTTCATCGTCAGCTTCGGAGATCCCGAAACGCAGCACGCGAAGGTGCGCTCGCTGGGGCTGGACACTGAAGCTTCGGTGAGGAAGGTCTTCTACGCCGACACCGGCAAGCTTCTGACCAAGGAAGCCATCTTCAGGGTCATCCAGCAGCACGAGGAGCCGGACCCAAGCAAGATCCTGGTCGTGGGCGATCGGCCGTCGAGTGAGATCAAGGCAGGGAAGGCGCTTGGCTTCCACACGGTGCGGCTGCGCCACGGAGAGTTCTCGTCGCTCGACCCGGCCGGACCGGAAGAGGAGTCGGACCGGACGATCCATTCGATCGGCGACGTATTGCGCCTGCCGTACCGCTTCGGCAAATGAAAAAGGGCGGGCCGAAGCCCGCCCTGCCGCAAGTACTGACTACCAGACTCCTTTATCGCTCCCCGTCACCCGGTAGGCCACCGCGGCAGCCGTGGCCAGCGGCGGTAACAGCGACAAGCGGAAGGTCCCCTCAACGTCGCCGCGCAGCGCTGTCTTGGTGATCTGCGTGGTGTAGAGGTGGGCGCCATGCGGCATGATGGGCACACGCAGGAATTTGGCGCGGACGTTCACCTCGTTGCCGTTCACGCGCGCGGCCTCCAGCACCTCGGCGGGAAGATTCAGCGGCGTGCCGGTGAACTGCGCGACCTTGTCGGACACGATCTTGAGGTAGCTAGCCACACCGGCCCAGATGCCGGCTTGCTCGCTCGCCTGCCGGAGCTCGCGGTAATCGATGCGCCCGGCGGCGACGTCGTTGGCGGTGTTCACGATGTCGCACACGCGGAAGTAGAAGTGGCGGTACATCCGTT
It contains:
- a CDS encoding STAS domain-containing protein, with the protein product MEIDVRKKEEVQVIHLHGDLKIGDPVDSFRQTVEELFGQGDSRIVVDVGDVPMIDSSGIGALVRLLTIAKQRGGALKLVNPSKLAVQTLKIVGLLNLFEIYEDEGQAVSSFN
- a CDS encoding HAD family hydrolase; translated protein: MPRPRISTVIFDLDDTLYDCFRQRVQSAHRHAAGVMAEHGVNGTPEQIFRERMKAFQTDPQLHHIDIAVIRKLGVKEWANPALIEMRSRAAYFSTPVGKLTLFPASLRVLRTFAKRGVRNFIVSFGDPETQHAKVRSLGLDTEASVRKVFYADTGKLLTKEAIFRVIQQHEEPDPSKILVVGDRPSSEIKAGKALGFHTVRLRHGEFSSLDPAGPEEESDRTIHSIGDVLRLPYRFGK